Proteins co-encoded in one Gopherus evgoodei ecotype Sinaloan lineage chromosome 4, rGopEvg1_v1.p, whole genome shotgun sequence genomic window:
- the LOC115651583 gene encoding olfactory receptor 4S2-like, with protein MTNISNVTEFVLLGLSQNQKLQKMCFVLFLCFYISIILGNLLIVLTVVSSQHLNSPMYFFLSYLSFVDICYSSVTAPKMIADFLTEKKIISFLGCIAQLFGVHFFGCTEIFILTVMAYDRYIAICKPLHYTTIMTRRVCGQMVVASWVGGFVHSMVQTLITTHLPFCGPNEIDHYFCDVHPLLQLACTDTYIVGIIVVANSGMIALGCFLLLVISYIVILISLRTRSSEGRHKALSTCGSHIAVVILFFGPCTFTYIRPSSHLSEDKMVAVFYTIITPMLNPLIYTLRNEEVKSAMRKLWSRKVMSDGKSKG; from the coding sequence ATGACGAATATAAGCAATGTGACTGAATTTGTCCTCTTAGGCCTCTCCCAGAATCAGAAGCTGCAGAAAAtgtgttttgtgctgtttttatGCTTCTATATAAGCATTATTCTTGGAAACCTCCTCATTGTTCTCACTGTAGTTAGCAGTCAGCATCTGAACTCACCTATGTATTTCTTCCTGAGTTACCTGTCCTTTGTAGACATCTGCTACTCTTCTGTCACAGCCCCCAAAATGATTGCAGACTTCCTCactgagaaaaaaataatctccTTCCTTGGCTGCATAGCACAGCTATTCGGAGTCCATTTCTTTGGTTGCACTGAGATCTTCATCCTCACAGTGATGGCCTATGATCGCTACATTGCAATCTGCAAACCCCTCCACTACACAACCATCATGACCAGGCGTGTATGTGGCCAGATGGTGGTGGCCTCATGGGTAGGGGGCTTTGTGCATTCCATGGTACAGACTCTTATAACCACCCACTTACCCTTCTGTGGgcccaatgaaattgaccattatTTCTGTGATGTTCACCCTTTGCTACAACTGGCTTGTACTGACACCTATATTGTTGGCATCATAGTTGTTGCTAATAGCGGGATGATTGCTTTGGGTTGTTTCCTTCTCTTGGTTATATCCTACATTGTGATCTTAATCTCCTTGAGGACACGTTCTTCTGAAGGGCGTCATAAAGCTCTCTCCACCTGTGGCTCCCATATTGCtgtagtgattttattttttggaccTTGCACGTTCACCTACATCCGCCCTTCTAGCCACTTATCAGAGGACAAGATGGTTGCTGTGTTCTACACCATTATCACCCCCATGCTGAATCCGCTGATCTACACACTAAGAAATGAGGAGgtgaaaagtgccatgagaaAATTATGGAGCAGAAAAGTGATGTCAGATGGGAAATCAAAAGGGTGA